Genomic segment of Salvia hispanica cultivar TCC Black 2014 chromosome 2, UniMelb_Shisp_WGS_1.0, whole genome shotgun sequence:
CTGTGTCCTGATGAAAAGAGGATCATGGACGTGACAGATGCAACCCCACTattaaaacacaaatattCCAACTAAGTATACTAACAATTCCttatataaatcaaatccAATGCAAACACCAATAACATCAAAGCTATCGTATTTGAGCATTTAAGAGATCTTAACTCGCGAATTTGTCATGGGATTAGAGACAGAAGTGGGTTATGTAGGTGTTGCACTTGGGGAGGGGCAGATCTATCATGAGATCGGCGAGGTTGAATGTAATAGAGTTCTACGACCCCCGTATCTAACGATGGATTTGATTTTCTAATAAACAATGTTTCCAAACTAGAAAATTTTATCCCAATTCTTTTTTTGTACCATTAGGACCAAATGGCTTCAAGAAACTTCAGTTAGTGCATGAACTGACTTTTCTTTATTCTCCAACAACTGTCAGTCTATCTATCAAAAAAAGTTCTGAGGGGATAACCTTAGCAGTTGCACTTTTCCATTCCTCCAATTCCAATTGCAATATATCAAAACtgtgataaaatttaagtctcaatcaaaaaaatataacccTTTAAGCAATTTCGCTTTCCACCTGTTACTTAATTGACTTCACCATCAAATCCCTTCACCTATAATTCAGCTGCTATCCATCTAATTTAAACTCTATGCATTATCAATTTTACTGTTCTAATTCAGATAAGTTgtttaattatcatatttgtttttactttttcttgcAATAGGTTTATGTCAGAGATGTTGCTTTAGAGATAAAACATGTCCACTAATCCCAAATATAACCAAAAAAGCACAATAGTTGAAGGCAATCTTTCTTTATAgcagtattttttgaattctcAGATTATAACCTATGTTGCCCTATTTCAATCATGCTTATCCCTCCTTTATTCAtctctttttttctccttaattATAAGTATCCCACTCCCTCTCTTTCCCTCTTTCTTTCACGCATAAAACAAACACttctatttcttcttcttgaactttttttgtggaaaaaaaaaagattttttttttttttttttgtgattaattGGTTTGGAGTGTTATGGGAGAAGAGAAAATGGTTCTACCACCAGGGTTTGAGTTCGATCCAACCGATGAAGAGTTGATCGTTAGCTTCCTATATCGAAGAGCTGCGAATTTACCATGCTACCCTAATATCATCCCTGATCTTGATATCTACTCAGCTCACCCTTGGGGGCTTCATGGTAAAATCATACTCTTTTTCTTccttgtttatatattttctctctttttttgtcCTTATTTGTTTGGAATTTGGACTTGATTTAGGGAAGGCTTTTTGGAGTAAAAATGAGTGGTATTTCTTTAGTGGGTTGAAGCAAAATCGAGCTACGGAAAAAGGGTTTTGGAAGGATATTGGATTGAGTGAACCTATCTTCACTAGCAAAGGAGATGAAGTTGGCATCAAGAATTATCTTGTTTTTTGTGTAGATGGAGTTCATAGTGATTGGATCATGGAGGAATACCACCTCCTCAACAACTACTCTACTACTTCCCAAAATCAACTACGAgtaagaattaattaattgattaaataattatttattttgtagtatattaACTTGAACCTACTTAAATTGTTATATGTATAGGGTTTTAAAGAGTGGGTGGTATGTAGAGTTCGTGAAGGAAAGGTGTTTGATTGTGAGGAGAAGATTAgcaatgatgatgatgagggaGTGGAGCTCTCCTATCTTGACGAAGTGTTCTTCTCCATGGATGGGGATGATCAAGATGATGACATCACTTTTCCTACTTAATTAGCTATATTAATTGACCATATACAGATAAATATACATACGTGTGTGTTGTGTTATGTTATGTTATGTTATGACTAATCTTCTTACACTTATAATCAAAGCTTGCTACTTTATATGATCATGTAAATAGAGAAATTAAGGTGCTCCAATACATGTAAAATACTACACATATGTAAAAGAAACACTATTTGTGAGTTTGAGATTGTGCATATTTGTAGCTTCTTGTTAGATTCGTGTCcctaatttttagtttttccatTAGTTTTCTCCAACTCACAATTTTTACATTAGAAACTCCTAATTAGTTCTGAAAAAGGTTTGATTTAAACCCTGCAGTATAGAATTTGGTTCTTAGGTGGACTATATAAGGAGTTTTGATGCATATATGGGAAAACTCTCCTGCTCTCTCTATGTATCTCTCTCTTCTACGTGCACACGCGTGTCTGTCTTCCTCTTTCTCAATGACGGGAGCACCAATGGTGGTTTCGGGGTTGTGGATCAAGGGTTCGGTAGAGACCAATTTTGGGTCTACCTTCATGCTCGGTGCTAACAAATTACTTGttgtcataaaaaaaatacctccatttccaaaaataagatatcaatACATCGGaagtatgttttatttattgataatgttattatatatagtacttactatatgattaataacttacactacaaaaaaaatcgTTTTTTATTAGTACATTTCTTCTCGGGGCTAAAACTGATTGGCGTGTCACAGACTCACAGTGCTCACCGACACTAGTGATTAGTGCACCATTATAAAATGGATTGAGATTTATACTTGTTTAGCTCAGGCTTAACttaaatatagaataaaacCACCATACTTAATTAgctccaaattttatttgggCTTAGCCGTACAAAATGACAATTTGGTATTTGATATTTGGACCTCAAACACAAACTTATGCTCACTCGGGCCTAAGCATTGCTGGGCCACACGAATGCTTAAGGGAAAATATCAGTGCTAGAATAAATAATCtactccataaaaaaaaatagtgatcaATATAAATAACGAAAAAGTTGATATTTGGACCTCAAACTTTTGCTTACTCGGGCCTAGGCGTTGCTGGGACTCGATGCTACATCATGTGTTACTAACTTCTAAATAGATCTAAAATTACCTAATTGGTATTTTAATATGATCTccatgtttgattttttaattaatactaaaatttgattattctttGAACACTACCCACATGTGTTAGAAATTACTATATCGTAGCCTTATTATGGGTTGGCTACTAATGTTTTATAGTACTtgattgttatttttgttgagaGGCTGAAAAAGTATAGACTTGCCCCttttctattaattatttatatatatatatatatcaatatgtGGGGCAATTGGATGGAGGCAATATGCTAGATCAGCCCATGTTATCCATAAATTGTAAAAGGTCCACACCTTAAAATATGTAGTACAAGTTCACAAATATAGCACAAGATAGAAAAACtgatttatttaaaagagCACACGAGTAGACAACGCAATGGTCATATGCCTGattttttacccttttttgGTAGATAAGATCGATCTAATcctcaaataaaataagtaccCTTTATTATCTCTATTCCACGTGCAACGGTGCACGATACAATCTTTATCCAATTTTAACTCCGTTAGTGACATCAACAGACCTAAATTAgtttagtaggagtagtaaatattttattttgaaaaatctctaaatattttttttgttaatttatacACTTCATAACCAAGTGTGAAAAATTAACACGTATATAGAAACTCATGAGAAAACGAGGGATATTAACACGTATATTAgtttagtagtaatattaatatttataaattatatatactctatatagtataattaaatggCACCCAGTGAAAGAGTGCCACGTCTTTAGTTTTTGACAGGcaatcaatatcaatatgtCATGAAATACGATTACGACGAGTTTCAAATCAACTTATATTCCAAACGTTTTTGTCTTATGATGTGTCACTAGTCATTAATTAAGAGTTGTAAAtttcatactactactattaatgtACTGATTTCAAACGATTTCAACAGTTCAAATAGTTCAAATTGGATCatatgttgaaattaaaataaaatacaatctGTTCAATAATTGTTTCTTTTGAAGAATAATTACATGTCACTAGATCAACATATGCAATAGTAACAGCAATTTGAATGAgtaattaaatctaattaacATGAATCTCACGTGGCAAGCAAATCTACTTCACTCAATAgtcaatacaaatttaaatttacaaatagTCTTTTAGTCTTTGGAGTTCAACtacaaaaaatcaaagttcATCAACAATTTAAGCGTATTTATCTTGCTCTCTCCTCCCTTGAAATCACCTTCAAGTCTCGCTTCAATGGCCCTCTACCTATCAAAATCTGGCAAACTATTGCCccatttcaaacaaaaaatatgttcTTTGGGGATGATTAGCCTCACCTCAATCGCTTCTTGTTTCTCCCAAAATCCTCCACTTTCACCTCAACCCCCATATGCAGCTCCCTCCCTTTTCGCCTCTCGTCGTTTTGGGTCTGTTAAAGCTGAGAACTTGGCTTCTATCACCAACACTGCCGATTCTCAGGTTTTTACTTATAATACTATTtgtatattcaattaattcttCATGGATGATATGCCAATTGtttcacttttcttaaatgTTTTGAATGAAGACATGTGATTAGGGATTTTCTTGAAAAGTTTGAATATTCAtgtaattagtagtagtagcatATGATTTGACTGAAGAAGAATcgaatatgaatatgaatatgatgCTTAGTTATGATGTAGTAGGTCATTACATTTAAAacttcataattatttatttctggAGATATTGACTGTTGAGGtcaattttacttttctttaatttgggGTTGTTAAATGCTTGTGTCACTTGTATATGGAGTGATTCACTGCTTATATGTATTGATAAAGTTTCATTctctgaaaaaaaatactaggcACTGAATTTCCCTGGAGGAATGGTTAAGTTCACCCCTGAGCTGAAATTCATATCAGATCTTCCCGAAGAAAGGATTCATTGCTACCGAGTTCTTGACGAAAGTGGACACCTGCTAACCAGCGATTTTGTAGAGGTCTACTGTCTGATTATGTCAAATTCGGCTCTAGATTTGTAACCTCATTGCTAAAAGATGCATCCGTGAACgtgaagtattttttatgattgttaATGTGATCAGATAGACAAGGACATTGCTGTGAAGATGTATAAAGAGATGGTTATGCTTCAAACTGTCGATACCATCTTCTATGAAGCGCAAAGACAAGGGAGGATATCGTTCTATGTTACAGCAGCGGGAGAAGAAGCCATAAACATTGCGTCCGCAGCTGCACTCAGCATGGATGATTTCGTCTTCCCTCAGGTTAAAAGTAGTCCCAAGTGATACAATTTTATGTCATCGTTTTCCCCAAATCATGtatgtgtgagtgtgtgtggagagagagagctttTAATTCTcgaatatttgtatttttgctGCTGTTTATACGTGCAATATGAGGATGTTACTGCCTGTGCAGTACAGGGAGGCCGGAGTTTTACTGTGGAGGGGATTCGGGCTTCAAGACCTTGCAAACCAATGTTTTGGAAATGTAGGCGACAATTGTAAAGGGAGGCAGATGCCGGCACATTATGGATCCAAGAAGCACAATTATTTCACAGTGGCTTCAACAGTTGCGTAAGACATAATATCCTGTCTAATGTCGATGTTTATGACATTGTTATCTTTGTTCAGCTTATGGATCAGCGTGGTAAATATGTTGTAGTACTCAAATTCCCCATGCCGTTGGTGCTGCTTATTCGTTAAAGATGGAAGGTAGAGACGCATGTACAATCACTTATTTCGGAGATGGAGGCACTAGCACGGTAAATATACACTCACGTCTCTTCATGCCATAGAGATTAGCCGAAACTAAATAAGgctttgaaatgaaataacgAAATGGTTTTCTGAATTGTGTTATTGGTTGTTTTGTTGATAATCTTTAGGGGGATTTTCATGCTGCAATGAATTTTGCAGCTGTTTTGGAGGCACCTGTTATTCTTTTTTGCCGAAACAATGGATGGGCAATCAGCACCCCTGTTAGTGATCAGTTTCGAAGTATGCATCGATAAATAGCTGACGGATATACAAATTAATCAAGAATTTTTGTCACTCTTCACTTTTAATCTcggaaaaatgaaatcttcaattctttggcaGGTGATGGCGTTGTTGTTAGAGGTCAAGCTTATGGAATCCGTAGCATTCGTGTAGACGGTAATGATGCCCTAGCTGTGTTCAGCGCGGTTCATATGGCCCGTAAAATGGCAATTTCTGAATCTAGACCTGTGCTGATTGAGGTTTCAATATACTTGATTATAAactgtaactttttttttgttttcttttcctgTTTTGGTTGTTTGGGGTTGAGTTGGCTGTTTATCTGCAGGCCCTCACGTACCGAGCAGGACACCACTCTACATCGGACGATTCCTCCAAATATCGCCCGATTGAAGAGATAGAATGGTGGAGAGCAGTTCAAGATCCCGTTGCTAGATTTAGGAAATGGCTTGAGATACAAGGCTGGTGGAGTTGTGAGTCGGACACAGAACTCAGGGACAGGGCTCGTCAGGAGGTAAGATTTGGTCGAGCAAGATTCCAACGAGTAGAGCAGCCTCTGTCGTTATGGAAGACAAAGCTTAGTTTGATGCTCTATAGTGATTCACATATTCAGCTTAGTTTTGTGGTTAAATGTTTCAGGTGCTGAATGCAATTCAAATTGCAGAGAAGATGGAGAAACCGGGTCTAGGAGAAATTTTCACAGACGTATATGATTTTCTGCCTTCCAACCTCAGCGATCAAGAGAAGTCGCTTCGACAAACTGTTCAAAGGCATCAAAGGGACTATCCTCATTTTAAGTTATAGGTAGTAATCTTCAAGCATTAGCGCCTCCTGCGTTTGTGGATCTACTTATTCCCTTATTGCTAATGGAACTCTATTACAACTCTACATTCCCACGATTTGAATTCAAGCAATATTTCCTCGAAAAGTattgaaatgaattaaaattgtaattatttaaGGGAGaacttatttcaaattttcaacc
This window contains:
- the LOC125208292 gene encoding NAC domain-containing protein 104-like → MGEEKMVLPPGFEFDPTDEELIVSFLYRRAANLPCYPNIIPDLDIYSAHPWGLHGKAFWSKNEWYFFSGLKQNRATEKGFWKDIGLSEPIFTSKGDEVGIKNYLVFCVDGVHSDWIMEEYHLLNNYSTTSQNQLRGFKEWVVCRVREGKVFDCEEKISNDDDEGVELSYLDEVFFSMDGDDQDDDITFPT
- the LOC125205533 gene encoding 2-oxoisovalerate dehydrogenase subunit alpha 2, mitochondrial-like; amino-acid sequence: MALYLSKSGKLLPHFKQKICSLGMISLTSIASCFSQNPPLSPQPPYAAPSLFASRRFGSVKAENLASITNTADSQALNFPGGMVKFTPELKFISDLPEERIHCYRVLDESGHLLTSDFVEIDKDIAVKMYKEMVMLQTVDTIFYEAQRQGRISFYVTAAGEEAINIASAAALSMDDFVFPQYREAGVLLWRGFGLQDLANQCFGNVGDNCKGRQMPAHYGSKKHNYFTVASTVATQIPHAVGAAYSLKMEGRDACTITYFGDGGTSTGDFHAAMNFAAVLEAPVILFCRNNGWAISTPVSDQFRSDGVVVRGQAYGIRSIRVDGNDALAVFSAVHMARKMAISESRPVLIEALTYRAGHHSTSDDSSKYRPIEEIEWWRAVQDPVARFRKWLEIQGWWSCESDTELRDRARQEVLNAIQIAEKMEKPGLGEIFTDVYDFLPSNLSDQEKSLRQTVQRHQRDYPHFKL